A genomic stretch from Georgenia muralis includes:
- a CDS encoding sodium-translocating pyrophosphatase, translating to MYADLRAAEGAPLQAVFGPFEMTALWVILAISLLALAFAYKLVREVLGAPQGTVKMIEIAGAIQEGARAYMARQMRTVSWFILVLGVVLFFALPVAADAAHSELVLRAGRSLAFVLGAAFSALTGYAGMWLAVRANVRTAAAARESGARRAMRVAFRAGGVAGMFTVGLGLLGATVILLIYQQDATAVLVGFGFGGALLAMFMRVGGGIFTKAADVGADLVGKVEQGIPEDDPRNAATIADNVGDNVGDCAGMAADLFESYEVTLVAALILGAAAWSGSAAGAIAGVMFPLLVRAVGVLTSMVGIVAVNPRGDDEHGMRAINRGFFLSAGLSAAAVLALSGWYMQDLRPAVAVILGLVLASVIQVLTQYFTDARYRPVKEVAESTRTGPATTILSGFSLGLESTVWAILTIALVILSAFAMGDGAAEALYFISLTGMGMLTTVGVIVSMDTFGPVADNAQGIAEMSGEFEGEAARSLGRLDATGNSTKAITKGIAIATAVIAATSLFGSFEEALRAAGMQFDGIRVDQPDVLVGLLIGGAVGFLFSSLLIRAVSRAAGEVVVEVRRQFHDEPGIMTYEVRPDYARVVDLCTKRSLHELLTPGLLAVLTPVAVGFALGAEALGAFLAGSILTGQLLAVMLSNAGGAWDNSKKYIEDGHLGGKGSSQHVAAVIGDTVGDPFKDTAGPSLNPLIKVMNLVAVLLAPLIVSVQGDGVVRAVVTVAVLLALGAAISRSTRQPPVDLLRPAGPSRRPVVPDSPSGAPGAPAAAGAGPEDGPADAGADAGADVRAGGAARAGATATGDLHHGESARRR from the coding sequence ATGTACGCAGACCTCCGGGCGGCCGAGGGCGCACCGCTCCAGGCCGTGTTCGGACCGTTCGAGATGACGGCCCTCTGGGTCATCCTCGCCATCTCCCTGCTGGCACTGGCCTTCGCGTACAAACTCGTGCGGGAGGTGCTCGGGGCGCCGCAGGGCACGGTGAAGATGATCGAGATCGCCGGCGCCATCCAGGAGGGCGCCCGCGCCTACATGGCCCGCCAGATGCGCACGGTGTCGTGGTTCATCCTCGTCCTGGGTGTGGTGCTGTTCTTCGCCCTGCCCGTCGCCGCCGACGCCGCGCACTCGGAGCTGGTCCTGCGGGCGGGCCGGTCCCTGGCGTTCGTCCTCGGGGCGGCGTTCTCCGCGCTGACGGGCTACGCCGGGATGTGGCTGGCCGTGCGCGCGAACGTGCGCACCGCCGCCGCGGCCCGCGAGAGCGGCGCTCGGCGCGCCATGCGGGTGGCCTTCCGCGCCGGCGGTGTGGCCGGGATGTTCACCGTGGGCCTGGGGCTGCTCGGCGCCACCGTCATCCTCCTCATCTACCAGCAGGACGCCACCGCCGTCCTCGTGGGCTTCGGCTTCGGCGGCGCGCTGCTGGCGATGTTCATGCGCGTCGGCGGCGGCATCTTCACCAAGGCCGCCGACGTCGGCGCCGACCTCGTCGGCAAGGTCGAGCAGGGCATCCCCGAGGACGACCCCCGCAACGCCGCCACCATCGCCGACAACGTCGGCGACAACGTCGGCGACTGCGCCGGCATGGCCGCCGACCTCTTCGAGTCCTACGAGGTCACCCTCGTCGCGGCCCTCATCCTCGGCGCGGCCGCGTGGTCCGGCTCCGCGGCCGGCGCCATCGCCGGGGTGATGTTCCCGCTGCTCGTGCGCGCGGTCGGCGTCCTCACCTCGATGGTGGGCATCGTCGCGGTGAACCCGCGCGGCGACGACGAGCACGGCATGCGGGCCATCAACCGCGGCTTCTTCCTCTCCGCCGGCCTCTCGGCCGCCGCGGTGCTGGCCCTGTCGGGCTGGTACATGCAGGACCTGCGACCCGCCGTCGCCGTGATCCTCGGCCTCGTCCTGGCCAGCGTCATCCAGGTCCTCACCCAGTACTTCACCGATGCGCGGTACCGCCCGGTCAAGGAGGTCGCCGAGTCCACGCGCACCGGACCCGCGACGACGATCCTGTCCGGCTTCTCACTCGGCCTGGAGTCGACCGTCTGGGCCATCCTCACCATCGCGCTGGTGATCCTCTCCGCGTTCGCGATGGGCGACGGCGCCGCCGAGGCCCTGTACTTCATCTCCCTCACCGGCATGGGCATGCTCACCACGGTCGGTGTCATCGTCTCGATGGACACCTTCGGCCCCGTGGCCGACAACGCCCAGGGCATCGCCGAGATGTCCGGGGAGTTCGAGGGCGAGGCCGCCCGGTCCCTCGGCCGGCTCGACGCCACCGGCAACTCGACCAAGGCGATCACCAAGGGCATCGCCATCGCGACCGCCGTCATCGCCGCCACCTCCCTGTTCGGCTCGTTCGAGGAGGCGCTCCGCGCGGCCGGGATGCAGTTCGACGGCATCCGGGTCGACCAGCCCGACGTGCTGGTCGGCCTGCTCATCGGCGGCGCGGTCGGCTTCCTCTTCTCCTCGCTGCTCATCCGCGCGGTCTCCCGGGCGGCCGGCGAGGTCGTCGTCGAGGTGCGCCGGCAGTTCCACGACGAGCCGGGGATCATGACCTACGAGGTCCGTCCCGACTACGCCCGCGTGGTGGACCTGTGCACGAAGCGGTCGCTGCACGAGCTGCTCACACCCGGCCTGCTGGCCGTGCTCACACCGGTGGCGGTCGGGTTCGCGCTCGGAGCCGAGGCGCTCGGGGCGTTCCTGGCCGGCTCGATCCTCACCGGGCAGCTGCTCGCGGTCATGCTGTCCAACGCCGGCGGCGCCTGGGACAACTCCAAGAAGTACATCGAGGACGGCCACCTCGGCGGCAAGGGCTCCAGCCAGCACGTGGCCGCCGTCATCGGCGACACCGTCGGCGACCCCTTCAAGGACACCGCCGGCCCGTCCCTCAACCCGCTCATCAAGGTGATGAACCTCGTCGCCGTCCTCCTGGCGCCGCTCATCGTCTCGGTCCAGGGCGACGGCGTCGTCCGGGCGGTCGTCACCGTCGCTGTCCTCCTCGCGCTCGGGGCGGCCATCAGCCGGTCCACCCGGCAGCCGCCGGTGGACCTCCTCCGCCCGGCCGGTCCGTCGCGGCGCCCTGTCGTCCCGGACTCCCCCTCGGGCGCACCGGGCGCGCCGGCGGCGGCCGGGGCGGGCCCGGAGGACGGTCCGGCGGACGCCGGGGCGGACGCCGGGGCGGATGTCCGGGCGGGCGGTGCCGCCAGGGCCGGGGCCACCGCGACCGGCGACCTGCACCACGGCGAGAGCGCCCGGCGCCGGTAG
- a CDS encoding enoyl-CoA hydratase/isomerase family protein: protein MTTAQRGTSVLARVEGRVGHLTLNRPSAINALDAPMLTAVGAALAAWEHDPAVSAVLLDGAGDRGLCAGADVRALRSAVLDGEAARALDFLRQEYQLNARIAEYPKPVLAIMDGITMGGGVGLSAHASLRVVTERSRVAMPETRIGFVPDVGGSHLLARAPGLTGVHLGVTAAVAGPGDAIYTGLADHFVPAESLPALTAAVLEDGDPAGAVRALAVAPPAGELVGHRAWIEECYDAPTVLAVVRRLAAHPHPAARQTAEVIRSLSPTAVEVALATLTRARGGTLREALQQELRSGTGLAARADFTEGIRAQLVDKDRRPRWDPPTLEQVDPAVVAAVLDTDVPPLFPAPEQPRTA, encoded by the coding sequence ATGACGACGGCGCAGAGGGGCACATCGGTGCTGGCCCGGGTGGAGGGCCGCGTCGGCCACCTCACCCTCAACCGGCCGAGCGCGATCAACGCGCTCGACGCTCCCATGCTCACCGCCGTCGGCGCGGCGCTCGCCGCCTGGGAGCACGACCCCGCCGTGTCCGCCGTGCTGCTGGACGGCGCCGGCGACCGAGGACTGTGCGCCGGCGCCGACGTCCGGGCCCTGCGCAGCGCCGTGCTCGACGGCGAGGCCGCCCGCGCCCTGGACTTCCTCCGCCAGGAGTACCAGCTGAACGCCCGGATCGCGGAGTACCCCAAGCCGGTGCTCGCGATCATGGACGGGATCACCATGGGCGGCGGGGTGGGCCTGAGCGCCCACGCCTCGCTGCGGGTGGTGACCGAGCGGTCGCGCGTCGCGATGCCCGAGACGCGCATCGGCTTCGTCCCCGACGTCGGCGGCAGCCACCTCCTCGCCCGCGCGCCGGGCCTGACCGGGGTCCACCTCGGCGTCACGGCCGCCGTCGCGGGACCCGGGGACGCGATCTACACCGGGCTGGCCGACCACTTCGTGCCCGCCGAGTCCCTGCCGGCCCTGACGGCCGCGGTCCTGGAGGACGGCGACCCCGCCGGTGCGGTCCGTGCCCTCGCCGTCGCGCCCCCCGCCGGCGAGCTGGTCGGCCACCGCGCCTGGATCGAGGAGTGCTACGACGCCCCGACGGTGCTGGCGGTCGTCCGGCGCCTGGCGGCCCACCCCCACCCCGCCGCGCGTCAGACCGCCGAGGTCATCAGGTCCCTCTCCCCCACCGCGGTGGAGGTGGCCCTGGCGACGCTCACCCGCGCTCGGGGCGGGACCCTGCGCGAGGCGCTGCAGCAGGAGCTCCGCTCGGGGACCGGTCTCGCGGCGCGCGCGGACTTCACCGAGGGGATCCGCGCCCAGCTGGTCGACAAGGACCGGCGCCCGCGGTGGGACCCGCCCACCCTGGAGCAGGTCGACCCGGCGGTCGTGGCGGCCGTGCTCGACACCGACGTGCCGCCGCTGTTCCCGGCGCCGGAGCAGCCCCGGACGGCCTGA
- a CDS encoding GntR family transcriptional regulator → MRASERVYDSLREEIVTGRLAPGTVLGEVEQSARLGVSRTPLREALGRLAAEGLAVTGRGRTLVVSSLSAVDVTHLFELREALETQAARLAARRGDRAVFTALREKLSAQVADRPDSDAYFALVAELDAALDEAMGSPYLRRSLVGLRSHVARARRLSQDNPARLARAAEEHALIAGAVAEGNETLAAQATAVHLRSSLETILAALDPAAPATPAPAGTPAAPPAATPGPPAPPAPAPGGSP, encoded by the coding sequence GTGCGCGCCAGCGAACGGGTCTACGACTCCCTCCGGGAGGAGATCGTCACCGGGCGCCTCGCCCCGGGGACGGTCCTGGGGGAGGTGGAGCAGTCCGCGCGCCTGGGGGTCTCCCGGACACCCCTGCGCGAGGCGCTCGGGCGGCTCGCCGCCGAGGGCCTGGCCGTGACCGGTCGGGGCCGCACCCTCGTCGTCTCCAGCCTGTCGGCGGTGGACGTGACCCACCTGTTCGAGCTGCGGGAGGCCCTGGAGACCCAGGCGGCCAGGCTCGCGGCGCGCCGCGGGGACCGCGCCGTCTTCACCGCGCTGCGCGAGAAGCTCTCCGCGCAGGTGGCCGACCGGCCGGACTCCGACGCCTACTTCGCCCTGGTCGCCGAGCTCGACGCGGCCCTCGACGAGGCCATGGGCAGCCCGTACCTGCGCCGGTCGCTCGTCGGCCTGCGCAGCCACGTCGCCCGGGCCCGCCGGCTCTCGCAGGACAACCCCGCCCGGCTCGCCCGCGCCGCCGAGGAGCACGCCCTCATCGCCGGGGCCGTCGCGGAGGGCAACGAGACGCTCGCGGCCCAGGCCACGGCGGTGCACCTGCGCTCGAGCCTGGAGACCATCCTCGCCGCGCTCGACCCGGCCGCCCCCGCCACGCCCGCACCCGCCGGCACCCCTGCCGCCCCACCCGCAGCCACCCCCGGCCCTCCCGCCCCACCCGCACCCGCCCCAGGAGGCAGCCCGTGA
- a CDS encoding MmgE/PrpD family protein, with amino-acid sequence MITHHVRVHPSSANLPRTDQLAWKIAEVAADPVAVAPEVTEMVVNRVIDNAAVATASLLRAPVVAARAQATAHPRTPGATVVGLPTAERVSPEWAAWANGVAVRELDYHDTFLAAEYSHPGDNIPPILAVAQHLAARRDLGGAELVRALATGYEIQVDLVRSISLHAHKIDHVAHLGPSAAAGIGTLLGLAPEVIFQAVGQALHTTTATRQSRKGEISTWKAYAPAFAGKVAVEAVDRAMRGQTSPTPIYEGEDGVIAWMLDGPGAHYEVPLPGPGEEKRAILDTYTKEHSAEYQSQALIDLARRLHRERPELTDPANVASVVIHTSHHTHHVIGSGANDPQKYDPAASRETLDHSIPYIFTVALQDGRWHHVDSYAPERAARPDTVALWRTVTTAEDPGWTRRYHSADPAEKAFGGRVEITLTDGTQVVEEIAVADAHPLGARPFAREQYVEKFRTLADGVLEPAEIRRFLDVAQRLPELRPDELGGLTVVAPAALMSSVTAPEGIF; translated from the coding sequence GTGATCACCCACCACGTCCGTGTCCACCCCTCGAGCGCGAACCTGCCCCGCACCGACCAGCTCGCGTGGAAGATCGCCGAGGTCGCCGCCGACCCCGTGGCGGTGGCCCCGGAGGTGACCGAGATGGTGGTCAACCGGGTCATCGACAACGCCGCCGTGGCCACCGCGTCCCTCCTGCGCGCGCCCGTCGTGGCCGCTCGCGCGCAGGCGACGGCCCACCCCCGCACGCCCGGCGCGACCGTCGTCGGCCTGCCCACCGCCGAGCGGGTGAGCCCGGAGTGGGCCGCGTGGGCCAACGGCGTCGCGGTGCGCGAGCTGGACTACCACGACACGTTCCTCGCGGCGGAGTACTCCCACCCCGGCGACAACATCCCCCCGATCCTCGCCGTCGCCCAGCACCTGGCGGCGCGGCGCGACCTCGGGGGAGCCGAGCTCGTGCGCGCCCTCGCCACCGGGTACGAGATCCAGGTCGACCTCGTCCGCTCGATCAGCCTCCACGCCCACAAGATCGACCACGTCGCCCACCTGGGCCCCTCCGCGGCCGCGGGCATCGGCACCCTGCTCGGGCTCGCCCCCGAGGTGATCTTCCAGGCGGTGGGCCAGGCCCTGCACACGACCACCGCCACCCGCCAGTCCCGCAAGGGCGAGATCTCCACCTGGAAGGCCTACGCCCCGGCCTTCGCCGGCAAGGTCGCCGTCGAGGCGGTCGACCGCGCCATGCGCGGCCAGACCTCCCCCACTCCGATCTACGAGGGGGAGGACGGCGTCATCGCCTGGATGCTCGACGGCCCGGGCGCCCACTACGAGGTCCCGCTGCCCGGCCCGGGCGAGGAGAAGCGGGCGATCCTGGACACGTACACCAAGGAGCACTCCGCGGAGTACCAGTCCCAGGCGCTCATCGACCTCGCCCGCCGGCTCCACCGCGAGCGTCCGGAGCTGACGGACCCGGCGAACGTGGCGTCGGTCGTCATCCACACCAGCCACCACACGCACCACGTCATCGGCTCCGGGGCCAACGACCCCCAGAAGTACGACCCCGCCGCGTCCCGCGAGACCCTCGACCACTCGATCCCGTACATCTTCACCGTCGCGCTGCAGGACGGGCGGTGGCACCACGTGGACTCCTACGCCCCCGAGCGGGCCGCCCGCCCCGACACCGTCGCGCTGTGGCGCACGGTCACCACCGCCGAGGACCCCGGCTGGACCCGGCGCTACCACTCGGCCGACCCGGCCGAGAAGGCCTTCGGCGGCCGTGTCGAGATCACCCTCACCGACGGCACGCAGGTGGTGGAGGAGATCGCCGTCGCCGACGCGCACCCCCTCGGCGCCCGGCCCTTCGCCCGCGAGCAGTACGTGGAGAAGTTCCGCACGCTCGCCGACGGCGTCCTCGAGCCCGCCGAGATCCGGCGGTTCCTCGACGTCGCCCAGCGCCTTCCCGAGCTGCGGCCCGACGAGCTCGGCGGGCTCACCGTCGTCGCCCCGGCCGCCCTCATGTCCTCCGTCACCGCACCCGAGGGGATCTTCTGA
- the prpB gene encoding methylisocitrate lyase, producing the protein MLYAPTTAAAKRAALRTALAGPGLLRFPGAFNPLSARLIQDKGFEGVYISGAVLSADLGLPDIGLTTATEVAGRSHQIARMTDLPALVDADTGFGEPMNVARTVQELEDAGVAGLHIEDQVNPKRCGHLDGKQVVGTDTAVKRIRAAADGRRDPNLLIMARTDIRAVEGLDATLERARALVDAGADAIFPEAMTGLAELEAVATAVDVPVLANMTEFGKSELFTEDQLASAGARIVIYPVSLLRVAMGAAERALDTLVAEGSLRSEVAGMQHRARLYELLDYPAYNTFDAGVFTFTVPGR; encoded by the coding sequence ATGCTCTATGCCCCCACCACCGCGGCCGCGAAGCGTGCCGCCCTGCGCACGGCCCTGGCCGGGCCCGGCCTCCTGCGCTTCCCCGGTGCCTTCAACCCCCTCTCGGCCAGGCTCATCCAGGACAAGGGCTTCGAGGGTGTGTACATCTCCGGGGCGGTCCTGTCCGCCGACCTCGGCCTGCCCGACATCGGCCTGACGACGGCGACCGAGGTCGCCGGCCGCAGCCACCAGATCGCCCGGATGACCGACCTGCCGGCCCTCGTCGACGCCGACACCGGGTTCGGCGAGCCGATGAACGTCGCCCGCACCGTCCAGGAGCTCGAGGACGCCGGGGTGGCGGGCCTGCACATCGAGGACCAGGTCAACCCCAAGCGCTGCGGGCACCTCGACGGCAAGCAGGTGGTCGGGACCGACACCGCCGTCAAGCGCATCCGCGCCGCGGCCGACGGCCGCCGGGACCCCAACCTCCTCATCATGGCCAGGACGGACATCCGCGCGGTCGAGGGTCTCGACGCCACCCTCGAGCGGGCGCGCGCGCTCGTCGACGCCGGGGCCGACGCGATCTTCCCGGAGGCGATGACGGGCCTGGCCGAGCTCGAGGCGGTCGCCACGGCGGTCGACGTCCCGGTGCTGGCGAACATGACCGAGTTCGGCAAGTCCGAGCTCTTCACCGAGGACCAGCTCGCCTCCGCGGGGGCGCGGATCGTCATCTACCCCGTCTCCCTGCTGCGCGTCGCCATGGGCGCCGCCGAGCGGGCGCTGGACACCCTCGTGGCCGAGGGCTCGCTGCGCTCGGAGGTCGCGGGCATGCAGCACCGCGCGCGGCTCTACGAGCTCCTCGACTACCCGGCCTACAACACCTTCGACGCCGGCGTCTTCACCTTCACGGTCCCCGGCCGCTGA
- a CDS encoding bifunctional 2-methylcitrate synthase/citrate synthase, protein MTETTQVRKGLAGVVADTTAISKVNPETNSLLYRGYPVQELAARCSLEEVAHLLWHGELPTAAELAALQELERANRGLEEDVRAVVDLVPVTAHPMDVLRTAVSLIGAQDPAAADPSPEAAHARSVRLLGRIPAVVAYDQRRRRGQEPVPARDDLGYAENFLHMTFGEVPDPVVVDAFRVSLVLYAEHSFNASTFTARVITSTMSDMYSAVVGAVGALKGPLHGGANEAVMHVLDEIGDASRAEAWLDRALAERRKIMGFGHRVYKHGDSRVPTMKAALDTLVAHYGRPDLAELYDRLEAAMVARKGIEPNLDYPSGPAYHLMGFDTATFTPIFVAARVTGWTAHIMEQAGDNALIRPLSAYDGPAERHLPDGPDEAPAGESGRRP, encoded by the coding sequence ATGACCGAGACCACCCAGGTCCGCAAGGGCCTGGCCGGGGTCGTCGCCGACACCACGGCCATCTCCAAGGTCAACCCCGAGACGAACTCGCTGCTCTACCGCGGCTACCCCGTGCAGGAGCTCGCCGCCCGGTGCAGCCTCGAGGAGGTGGCGCACCTGCTGTGGCACGGCGAGCTCCCGACGGCGGCCGAGCTCGCCGCGCTGCAGGAGCTGGAGCGGGCGAACCGGGGGCTCGAGGAGGACGTGCGCGCCGTCGTCGACCTCGTGCCCGTCACCGCCCACCCGATGGACGTCCTGCGCACGGCGGTCAGCCTCATCGGCGCCCAGGACCCGGCCGCCGCCGACCCCTCGCCCGAGGCCGCCCACGCCCGGTCGGTGCGGCTCCTGGGCCGCATCCCCGCCGTCGTCGCGTACGACCAGCGCCGCCGGCGCGGCCAGGAGCCCGTCCCCGCCCGGGACGACCTCGGCTACGCCGAGAACTTCCTCCACATGACCTTCGGGGAGGTCCCCGACCCCGTCGTCGTCGACGCGTTCCGGGTCTCCCTGGTGCTGTACGCCGAGCACTCCTTCAACGCCTCGACGTTCACGGCCCGGGTCATCACCTCGACGATGTCGGACATGTACTCCGCCGTCGTCGGCGCGGTCGGGGCCCTCAAGGGTCCCCTCCACGGCGGGGCGAACGAGGCCGTCATGCACGTCCTCGACGAGATCGGCGACGCCTCGCGGGCCGAGGCGTGGCTCGACCGGGCCCTGGCCGAGCGACGCAAGATCATGGGCTTCGGCCACCGGGTCTACAAGCACGGCGACTCCCGGGTCCCGACGATGAAGGCCGCCCTGGACACCCTCGTCGCCCACTACGGCCGCCCCGACCTCGCCGAGCTGTACGACCGGCTCGAGGCGGCGATGGTCGCGCGCAAGGGCATCGAGCCCAACCTCGACTACCCCTCGGGCCCGGCGTACCACCTCATGGGGTTCGATACCGCGACCTTCACCCCGATCTTCGTCGCTGCGCGGGTCACCGGCTGGACGGCGCACATCATGGAGCAGGCGGGCGACAACGCGCTCATCCGCCCGCTGAGCGCCTACGACGGCCCGGCCGAGCGGCACCTCCCGGACGGGCCGGACGAGGCTCCGGCGGGCGAATCGGGACGTAGGCCGTAA
- the ppdK gene encoding pyruvate, phosphate dikinase codes for MPQYVYRFSEGSKDQKDLLGGKGANLAEMTKLGLPVPPGFTITTEACRAYMRDGHVPPELRVEVTMAVREIEDTIGRRLGDFHEPLLVSVRSGAKFSMPGMMETVLNIGLNDASVKGLAEFSGDERFAWDSYRRLIQMFGKTVLGIDGEHFAHTLDEKKRTAGAATDIDLTAEDLKELVAEFKAIVQEDAGREFPQHPREQLDMAIEAVFDSWNTERARLYRRRERIPNDLGTAVNVVTMVFGNLGDTSGTGVCFTRDPSTGHSGIYGDYLANAQGEDVVAGIRNTLPLAELETLDKKSYDDLRQAMRRLETHYRDLCDIEFTIERGKLWMLQTRVGKRTAAAAFRIATQLVDEHLITMDEAISRCTGAQLSQLLFPQFDGEAERHLLTKAMPASPGAAVGEIVLDNAQAIERTSAGAKVILVRRETNPDDLAGMIVADGILTARGGKTSHAAVVARGMGKCAVVGAEELDVDRVSGEVRINGTVLHAGDTIAIDGSSGEVFLGEVPVVDSPVMIYISSGLEAGLAAAEDEATKELVHAIDRVLGHADDVRRMRVRANADTAEDARRARDRGAEGIGLCRTEHQFLGDRRVYIEHVVLAEDDEARLAALEELLPLQRTDFVELLDAMDSLPTTIRLIDPPLHEFLPDLTELAVKVALAKERGQVEERDVKLLAAVQRMHEQNPMLGLRGVRLGLKIPGLFALQIRAIAEATVELRKAGKNPLPEIMVPLVGSMRELQIVREEAVRILAEVGAAAGVTLDLPIGCMIELPRAALTAHRIAEEADFFSFGTNDLTQTTWGFSRDDVEGAFFADYLENGVLTISPFETLDADGVGALVVSGVTGGRSTKPHLHMGVCGEHGGDPESIHFFHDAGLDYVSCSPFRVPIARLEAGRAAALAGEDATA; via the coding sequence ATGCCGCAGTACGTGTACCGCTTCAGCGAGGGCAGCAAGGACCAGAAGGACCTCCTCGGCGGCAAGGGGGCCAACCTCGCCGAGATGACCAAGCTCGGACTGCCGGTGCCCCCGGGCTTCACGATCACCACCGAGGCCTGCCGCGCCTACATGCGCGACGGCCACGTGCCGCCCGAGCTCCGGGTCGAGGTGACCATGGCGGTGCGCGAGATCGAGGACACGATCGGGCGGCGGCTGGGCGACTTCCACGAGCCGCTGCTCGTCTCCGTGCGTTCCGGGGCCAAGTTCTCCATGCCCGGCATGATGGAGACCGTCCTCAACATCGGGCTCAACGACGCCTCCGTCAAGGGGCTGGCCGAGTTCTCCGGCGACGAGCGCTTCGCCTGGGACTCCTACCGCCGGCTCATCCAGATGTTCGGCAAGACGGTCCTCGGCATCGACGGGGAGCACTTCGCGCACACGCTGGACGAGAAGAAGCGGACCGCCGGCGCGGCGACCGACATCGACCTCACCGCCGAGGACCTCAAGGAGCTCGTCGCGGAGTTCAAGGCGATCGTCCAGGAGGACGCCGGGCGCGAGTTCCCCCAGCACCCGCGCGAGCAGCTCGACATGGCCATCGAGGCGGTCTTCGACTCGTGGAACACCGAGCGCGCGCGTCTGTACCGGCGTCGCGAGCGCATCCCCAACGACCTCGGCACCGCCGTCAACGTCGTCACGATGGTCTTCGGCAACCTGGGGGACACCTCGGGCACGGGCGTGTGCTTCACCCGTGACCCGTCCACCGGTCACTCCGGCATCTACGGCGACTACCTCGCCAACGCCCAGGGCGAGGACGTCGTCGCCGGCATCCGCAACACCCTGCCGCTGGCCGAGCTGGAGACGCTGGACAAGAAGTCCTACGACGACCTGCGCCAGGCGATGCGCCGCCTGGAGACCCACTACCGCGACCTGTGCGACATCGAGTTCACGATCGAGCGCGGCAAGCTGTGGATGCTGCAGACCCGGGTGGGCAAGCGCACCGCGGCCGCGGCCTTCCGCATCGCCACCCAGCTCGTCGACGAGCACCTCATCACCATGGACGAGGCCATCTCGCGCTGCACCGGGGCCCAGCTCAGCCAGCTGCTCTTCCCCCAGTTCGACGGCGAGGCCGAGCGCCACCTCCTCACCAAGGCCATGCCGGCCTCGCCCGGCGCGGCGGTGGGCGAGATCGTCCTGGACAACGCCCAGGCGATCGAGCGCACCTCCGCCGGCGCCAAGGTCATCCTCGTGCGCCGCGAGACCAACCCGGACGACCTTGCGGGCATGATCGTCGCCGACGGCATCCTCACCGCGCGCGGCGGCAAGACCTCCCACGCCGCCGTCGTCGCCCGCGGCATGGGCAAGTGCGCCGTGGTCGGTGCCGAGGAGCTCGACGTCGACCGGGTCAGCGGCGAGGTGCGCATCAACGGCACGGTCCTGCACGCCGGCGACACCATCGCCATCGACGGCTCGAGCGGTGAGGTGTTCCTCGGCGAGGTGCCCGTCGTCGACTCCCCGGTGATGATCTACATCTCCTCCGGCCTCGAGGCCGGCCTCGCCGCCGCGGAGGACGAGGCGACGAAGGAGCTCGTCCACGCCATCGACCGGGTGCTCGGCCACGCCGACGACGTGCGCCGCATGCGGGTGCGCGCCAACGCCGACACCGCCGAGGACGCCCGCCGCGCCCGCGACCGCGGCGCGGAGGGCATCGGGCTGTGCCGCACCGAGCACCAGTTCCTCGGTGACCGGCGCGTCTACATCGAGCACGTCGTGCTGGCCGAGGACGACGAGGCACGCCTCGCGGCGCTCGAGGAGCTGCTGCCCCTGCAGCGCACGGACTTCGTCGAGCTCCTCGACGCCATGGACTCCCTGCCCACGACCATCCGGCTCATCGACCCGCCGCTGCACGAGTTCCTCCCCGACCTCACCGAGCTCGCCGTCAAGGTGGCCCTGGCCAAGGAGCGCGGCCAGGTCGAGGAGCGCGACGTCAAGCTGCTCGCCGCCGTCCAGCGCATGCACGAGCAGAACCCCATGCTCGGTCTGCGCGGCGTGCGCCTCGGGCTGAAGATCCCGGGCCTGTTCGCCCTCCAGATCAGGGCGATCGCCGAGGCGACCGTGGAGCTGCGCAAGGCCGGGAAGAACCCGCTGCCGGAGATCATGGTCCCGCTGGTGGGCTCCATGCGCGAGCTCCAGATCGTCCGGGAGGAGGCCGTGCGCATCCTCGCCGAGGTCGGTGCCGCGGCGGGCGTCACGCTCGACCTGCCCATCGGCTGCATGATCGAGCTGCCCCGGGCGGCCCTGACCGCGCACCGCATCGCCGAGGAGGCCGACTTCTTCTCGTTCGGCACCAACGACCTCACCCAGACCACCTGGGGGTTCTCCCGCGACGACGTCGAGGGGGCGTTCTTCGCCGACTACCTGGAGAACGGCGTCCTGACGATCTCCCCGTTCGAGACCCTCGACGCCGACGGCGTGGGGGCGCTGGTGGTGTCCGGCGTCACCGGGGGGCGCTCGACCAAGCCGCACCTGCACATGGGGGTGTGCGGCGAGCACGGCGGTGACCCCGAGTCGATCCACTTCTTCCACGACGCCGGGCTGGACTACGTCTCCTGCTCGCCGTTCCGGGTGCCCATCGCCCGGCTCGAGGCCGGTCGCGCCGCCGCCCTGGCCGGGGAGGACGCGACCGCCTGA
- a CDS encoding FeoA family protein, which yields MWLSDCPVPASVRVLGVHVDDDVRSRIAELGLRPGALLRVTQHAAFGGIVVAAAGCRLAVDAATAHRVAVRQVPAR from the coding sequence ATGTGGCTATCGGACTGCCCGGTACCGGCGAGTGTGCGGGTCCTGGGTGTGCACGTCGACGACGACGTGCGCTCGAGGATCGCCGAGCTCGGCCTCCGGCCGGGCGCGCTCCTGCGCGTCACCCAGCACGCGGCCTTCGGCGGCATCGTCGTCGCCGCGGCCGGCTGCCGGCTGGCGGTCGACGCCGCGACCGCCCACCGGGTGGCGGTGCGGCAGGTCCCCGCGCGCTGA